In a single window of the Serratia quinivorans genome:
- a CDS encoding EcoKI restriction-modification system protein HsdS, which translates to MAQALFKSWFVDFDPVVDNALDAGFFEQDLEFSDELLRRAEARKAVRESVDFKPLPEDIRQLFPAAFEKCPEPSLGLGGWVPEGWKVKVLGEITSELRRGISPKYIEEGGVQVINQKCIRNHEVSYEPARRHDQEAKRIDGRALKLGDVLVNSTGVGTLGRVAQVTHLSETTVADSHVTVVRVSDNACPIFTFGQLMLSMEGLIERLGEGSTGQTELSRKILSEQLVVLPPFDIAEKAERSFNSFSEKQVSNRQQSSELIKLRDTLLPKLISGELRISDSEVDTIDQVLA; encoded by the coding sequence ATGGCACAAGCACTCTTTAAATCATGGTTCGTGGATTTTGACCCCGTAGTCGATAACGCGTTGGATGCAGGCTTTTTCGAGCAGGATTTAGAGTTCTCTGATGAGTTGCTGCGCCGTGCCGAGGCCCGTAAAGCGGTGCGCGAAAGTGTCGACTTCAAACCTCTGCCGGAGGATATCCGCCAGCTATTCCCTGCAGCTTTTGAGAAATGCCCTGAGCCTTCACTTGGTTTGGGTGGTTGGGTGCCGGAGGGATGGAAAGTAAAGGTTCTCGGCGAGATAACGAGCGAATTACGTCGTGGTATTTCACCAAAATATATCGAAGAGGGTGGAGTTCAAGTCATTAATCAAAAGTGTATTCGTAATCACGAGGTATCCTATGAACCAGCTCGCCGTCATGATCAAGAAGCAAAGAGAATTGATGGGAGAGCACTTAAACTCGGTGATGTATTAGTTAATTCTACAGGTGTTGGAACCTTGGGGCGGGTAGCGCAGGTAACTCATCTATCTGAAACTACAGTTGCTGATTCGCATGTCACTGTCGTCAGAGTGAGTGATAATGCATGCCCTATTTTTACTTTTGGTCAATTAATGCTTTCTATGGAGGGATTAATTGAGCGACTGGGCGAGGGGAGCACTGGGCAAACGGAACTTAGTCGTAAAATTCTATCAGAGCAATTAGTGGTTTTACCGCCATTTGATATTGCAGAGAAAGCAGAGCGATCATTTAACTCATTTTCTGAAAAGCAAGTATCAAACCGTCAACAGAGCTCCGAGCTCATCAAACTCCGAGACACACTGCTACCCAAACTAATCTCCGGGGAGCTACGCATTAGTGATAGTGAGGTCGACACCATAGACCAAGTATTGGCATAA